The Corynebacterium mycetoides genome includes the window CCGTCGAAGCCGCCCTCTCCCTTGCGGTCCTGCTGACGGTGGCCGCCGCGATCGTCGCGGGTGTCGCCACCATGGCGGCCTACATCTCGGCGGTGGACATCGCCGCGGCGGCGGCGCGCTCCCACGCCATTGGGGTGGACTTCACGCCGAGCCGCGGCACCGTCACCGTCGAGCAGGCGGGCGGGATGGTCACAGTCACCGCCGTGGTGCCCGCCCCGGTGACGCCGATGACCGCGACGGCTACCTTCCCGGTGGAGTTCCGGTGATCGTGCGCATCTGGAACGCCAAGCGAAGGTGGCGGCCCCGGGATGACCGGGGGTACGCCACGGTCACCTCCGCGGGCGTTATCGCCGCCGTAATGGGGCTCTTCCTCGTGGTCGCGGCAGCCGGGGCCCGGGTGGCGGACACGCACCGCGCCCAGGCGGCGGCCGACTTGTCCGCCGTCGCGGGCGCGCAGGCCCACTACCAGGGTGCAGACGCGTGCCGCGTCGCCGCCGAGACCGCGGCCGCCAACGCCGCGGCGCTCACCGCCTGCGAGCTCTCCGGGGGCGATGTCATCGTCGCTGCCGCGGTGGGCGGGGCCGAGGCGCGCGCCCGGGCTGGACCCCTCTAACTGGCGGTCATGCTCACCAGCGCCCCAAGCAGTGCCAACGCCGCCCGCTTGTCCAGCGGCTGGTTGCCGTTTCCGCACTTCGGAGACTGCACGCACGAGGGGCACCCCGCCTCGCACCCGCAGGATTTCACGGTGTCGTAGGTCGCGGCGATCCACTCCGCAAACCGCGCGTAACCCTCGTCGGCGAACCCGGCCCCGCCGGGGTGTCCGTCGTAGACAAAGACGGTGGGCAGCAGAGTGTCGGGGTGCAGCGCGGTAGACACGCCGCCGATGTCCCACCTGTCGCAGGTGGCCAGCAGCGGCAGCAAGCCAATCGCGGCGTGCTCCGCCGCGTGCAGCGCGCCCGGCACGTCCCCGGCGCCGATGCCGATCTCGTCCAGCACCAGCGGGTCGATGGTGTAGGCCACGGCGCGGGTCGTCAGGCGCTGCTCGGGCAGGTCGAGGGGGATGTGCTCGGACACGGTGCCGTCGTCAAGCCGCACGACGTAGCCGGTGACGCGGTCGACCACCTCGACATCCACCCTGGCGACCCACAGTCCGGGCGACGGGTTGGAGCACTCCAGGGCCTCGCCCAGGATGGTGATCTCGGTAGTGGACCGCGCGTGGGTGGAGTACCCGGGCGTTCCCGGGGTGGCCAGCGCGACGTAGTCGTCCAGGTCGAGGGTGTCGATGACGTAGTACTCGCCCTGGTGGATATAGACAGCGCCGTCGTGCACTTGGCTCATCGCGCGGCCCGAATCCACCGTGCCCAAAAGGCGACCGTCCGTGGTGTCGACGATCATGACCTGCTCACCGGTTCCGCCGCGCAGGCTCACCGAGGAATGCGCGGATTCGGGCGAGATGGCGCCCGCGAGCTGTGGGACGGCGAACCAGCCCGCCGCGCGGTGCCGCAAAAAGCCGTCCGCCACAAGGCCGTCGACCACCGCGCGCGCCCCGAAGTCGTCGACGTCGCGCGGGGTGAGCGGCTTTTCCACCGCCGCGCAGTAGACGTGCCCCCGCAGGATGTAGGGGTTAGCCGGGTTGAACACGCTGTTTTCCACGGGCCTGCCCAGCAGGGCTTCAGGGTGGTTCACCAGGTAGGTGTCCATGGGCTCGTCGCGGGCGATCAACACCACCATCGCCGACTGGCCGCGGCGGCCCGCGCGGCCCGCCTGCTGGCGAAACGACGCGACGGTGCCCGGGAAGCCGGCCATGACCACGGCGTCGAGCCCCCCGACGTCGATACCCAGCTCGAGGGCGTTCGTGCTGGCCACGCCCAGCAGGTCCCCGTTGTCCAGGGCGCGCTCGAGCGCGCGGCGATCCTCGGCCAGGTATCCCGCACGGTAGGAGGCGACGCGCTGGGCGAAGTCGGCGCGCCCGGCGGCCACGAGGTTCTCGGCGGTGCGCATGGCCACGATTTCCGAGGCGCGCCGGGAGCGCACGAACGTGAGTGTCCGCGCTCCCTGATGGATGAGCTGGGCCATGACATCCGCGGCCTCGGTGGTGGCAGCGCGGCGCACCGGCGCGCCGTGTTCGCCCTCGGCGCCCTCGATGAACCCCGGCTCCCACAGGATGACCGTCTTCTCGCCGGTCGGCGCGCCGTCGTCGGTCACGGCGGTCACGGCCGTCACGTCGCGGCCGCTGAGCCGGGAGGCCTGCGCGGCGGGGTCCGCGGCCGTCGCCGAGGCGAAGATGAGCGTCGGCGAGGAGCCGTACGCCTCGCACAGCCGGAGGAGCCGTCGCAGCACGAGGGCGACGTTCGCGCCGAAGACCCCGCGGTAGGTGTGGCACTCGTCGACCACCACGTAGCGCAGCTTGCGCAGCAGGCGCCCCCACTTGGTGTGGCCGCTCAAGATCGCCGCGTGGAGCATATCCGGGTTGGTGAACACGAAACGCGACTGCTCCCGTATCCCGGCCCTAGCCTCGACGGGGGTATCGCCGTCGTAGGGGGCGGGGTGCGCCCCCGCCAACCCCGGCACCCCCCGGGTCAGCCGCGTCGTCGCCTGGAGCTGATCCGAGCCGAGGGCCTTGGTCGGGGTGAGGTACATCGCGCACGCCGTCGCGTCGGAGGCCAGGGTGGACAGGACGGGCAGCTGGTAGCACAGGGATTTCCCCGAGGACGTGCCGGTGGCCACGACCACGTCGCGGCCCTCCCAGGCCAGGTCAGCGGCGGTTCGCTGGTGGGAATAGGGGCGCGTGATGGAGGCGTCGACAAGCATGGCCCGAAGATCGGGGTTCACCCACTCGGGCCACTCGGCGAAGCGGGCGGGGGAGCCGGGGAGCTTTTCGACGTGCGTGACCGTCGCGGACGGCATGCTGCTGCGCAAGTGCGCGAGGATTTCGTCGCCGATTGAAACTGACATCGGGGGAGAAGATTACGCCACCACTCGACTGGGTGGGCGATTCATGGCACAATGACTGTCGGTCGCAGATTCTGTGCGCGCCTAGCTAGGTGCTCGCGAGTGTTTGTACGCGGGCACCAGGTCCATTCATGGCCTGGTGGTTCCTCGACCGAGTTTCAACCACGATTTTTTGAAAGGCACATCAATGGCTACCGGAACTGTCAAATGGTTCAACGCTGAAAAGGGCTTCGGCTTCATCGCTCCGGAAGACGGCTCTGCAGACGTCTTCGTCCACTACTCCGAGATCCAGGGCAACGGCTTCCGCACCCTCGAGGAGAACCAGCAGGTCGAGTTCGAGATCGGCGAGGGCGCCAAGGGCCCGCAGGCTCAGGCTGTCCGCCCGCTCTAAGCGCGCAGAATATATAACAGCCCCCTTCCTCCGGGAGGGGGCTTTTGCACGCCCCAAAGCTGGCGCCCTAGAGCTTGGACACTCCGCGGCGCACGTCGAGCCATTCGAACAGGCGCACCTGGATTCGCTGGATGGCCAGGCCGACGAGGGAGCCCAGGGTCACGCCGACGACCATTGCGAGGAGCGGCCAGTCGGCGAACAGCGAGCCGCCGAGGTAGCCCACGCCCACCCCCAGAAACGCCCAGATCACTGCCCCGATGGTGTCGTAGACGAAAAACGACAGCCACGGGTAGCGGATCGACCCCAATACGATCGTGGCCACCCACCGCGCCCAAGGGATGAACCGGGCCACGATGATGGTCACCCCGGCGCGCCGCTTCATGTTCCTTTTCACCCACGTGATGGCCGATCCCGCCTTGGAGTTGGGGTCGAGGCGGTTGACCACGCCGATGAGGCGGTTGCCGAGCAGGTAGCAAATGTTGTCGCCGATGACGGCGCCGATAATCGCCGCGACGATCACCCCCATCGGGTTGGGCACGCCGACGGAGGCGGAGAACGCGCCCGCGAGGTTGAGCACCGTTTCCGAGGGGATGATGGGGGCGAGGGCGTCCCCGATGATGAGCAGTGTCACCAACGGGTAGAAGATCGGCATCTGCATCAGCTGTTCGAGGAAGCTGATCAGGGAATCAATCACCGACGCACCTCCTTGTGAATGTCGCGCCCCGAACCTCTCAGCGATTCTAGTGCGCCGGCCCCACCCGCGCGCACGGGTTGCACCCGCGGTCATATTTCTCTGATACAACTAAGAGAGTTTTATTACCGTACCGGTGGTGGCGATCCCGCCGTCGCGTCGCAGGCGTCGAGTGGACGCAAATAAGACGTTAATAATAAGGTGCGGATGAACAATGCGAAGTGAGGTGTCACTCAGCGTGGCGGACAACGGCAAAACCCTCGTCATCGTCGAGTCGGCGACGAAGGCCAAGAAGATCCAGAAGTACCTGGGAGACGACTTTATTGTCGAGGCGTCGGTCGGGCACATCCGCGATCTTCCCGGCCGCGCGGCCGATATCCCGGCGAAGTACAAGAAGGAGCCGTGGGCCAAGCTGGGCGTGAACCCGGACGCGGGGTTCGAGGCCATCTACGTGGTCAGCCCCGACAAGAAGAAGAAGGTGGCGGACCTCAAAGCGAAGCTCAAGCAGTCCGACAAGCTGCTACTCGCCACAGACCCGGACCGCGAGGGCGAGGCCATCGCGTGGCACTTGCTGGAAACGCTGAAGCCCTCGGTGCCGGTTGAACGCATGGTGTTCAACGAGATCACCGAGTCGGCGATCCGCGAGGCCGCGCGCAACACCCGCGAGCTCGACTACAACTTGGTGGACGCCCAGGAGACCCGCCGCATCCTCGACCGCCTCTACGGCTACGAGGTCAGCCCGGTGTTGTGGAAGAAGGTCATGCCGCGCTTGTCCGCGGGCCGCGTGCAGTCGGTGGCGACCCGCGTCATCGTGGAGCGCGAGCGCGAGCGCATGGCGTTCGTCTCCGCGGAGTACTGGGACGTCACCGCCACGCTTGCGGGCGAGAGCGAGTTCGACGCGAAGCTGGTCAGCGTGGATTCCCGCCGCGTCGCCCAGGGCCGCGACTTCGACGACCGGGGCCGGGTGAAGTCGAAGGACGTCTACGTTGTGGACCAGGCCGCCGCCGAGGCGCTGGCCGAGGGGCTAAAAGGCCGCGACATGCAGGTCGCGAGCGTGGAGGAGAAGCCGTATTCGCGCAAGCCCTACGCGCCGTTCATGACCTCGACGCTGCAGCAGGAGGCGGGCCGCAAGCTGCACTTCACCTCGGCGCGCACGATGCGGATCGCGCAGCGGCTCTACGAGAACGGGCACATCACCTACATGCGTACGGATTCTACCGCGCTGTCCTCGCAGGGCCTGGAAGCCGCGCGCAACGCCGCCACCGAGCTCTACGGCTCCAACTACGTCACGCCCTCCCCGCGCACGTACGCGCGGAAAGTGAAGAACTCCCAGGAGGCGCACGAGGCGATCCGCCCGGCCGGCGAACGCTTTGCCACGCCGGGGCAGCTGGCGGGCGCGCTCGATGCCGAGGAGTTCAAGCTCTACGAGCTGATCTGGCAGCGCACCGTGGCCTCCCAGATGGAGGACGCCCGGGGGATGTCGATGAAGGTGACTGTGGCGGGGCAGGCGCAGTCCGGGGAGCGGGTCGAGTTCGCCGCGACGGGCCGCACCATCACCTTCCCGGGCTGGCTGCGCGCCTACTCGGACTCCCAGGACAGCGAGACGCATCTGCCCCAGCTGGCGGAGGGCGACGCGCTGGAGGCGAGAAAGATCACCGCCGATGGGCACAGCACGAACCCGCCGGCGCGCTATACCGAGGCCAGCTTGGTCAAGAAGATGGAGGATCTCGGCATCGGCCGCCCGTCCACCTACGCCTCCATTATCAAGACCATTCAGGACCGCGGGTACGTGGTCACCCGTGGCAACGCGCTCGTGCCCACGTGGGTGGCGTTTTCCGTCA containing:
- a CDS encoding DEAD/DEAH box helicase, with product MSVSIGDEILAHLRSSMPSATVTHVEKLPGSPARFAEWPEWVNPDLRAMLVDASITRPYSHQRTAADLAWEGRDVVVATGTSSGKSLCYQLPVLSTLASDATACAMYLTPTKALGSDQLQATTRLTRGVPGLAGAHPAPYDGDTPVEARAGIREQSRFVFTNPDMLHAAILSGHTKWGRLLRKLRYVVVDECHTYRGVFGANVALVLRRLLRLCEAYGSSPTLIFASATAADPAAQASRLSGRDVTAVTAVTDDGAPTGEKTVILWEPGFIEGAEGEHGAPVRRAATTEAADVMAQLIHQGARTLTFVRSRRASEIVAMRTAENLVAAGRADFAQRVASYRAGYLAEDRRALERALDNGDLLGVASTNALELGIDVGGLDAVVMAGFPGTVASFRQQAGRAGRRGQSAMVVLIARDEPMDTYLVNHPEALLGRPVENSVFNPANPYILRGHVYCAAVEKPLTPRDVDDFGARAVVDGLVADGFLRHRAAGWFAVPQLAGAISPESAHSSVSLRGGTGEQVMIVDTTDGRLLGTVDSGRAMSQVHDGAVYIHQGEYYVIDTLDLDDYVALATPGTPGYSTHARSTTEITILGEALECSNPSPGLWVARVDVEVVDRVTGYVVRLDDGTVSEHIPLDLPEQRLTTRAVAYTIDPLVLDEIGIGAGDVPGALHAAEHAAIGLLPLLATCDRWDIGGVSTALHPDTLLPTVFVYDGHPGGAGFADEGYARFAEWIAATYDTVKSCGCEAGCPSCVQSPKCGNGNQPLDKRAALALLGALVSMTAS
- a CDS encoding cold-shock protein yields the protein MATGTVKWFNAEKGFGFIAPEDGSADVFVHYSEIQGNGFRTLEENQQVEFEIGEGAKGPQAQAVRPL
- a CDS encoding Rv3654c family TadE-like protein, which codes for MIVRIWNAKRRWRPRDDRGYATVTSAGVIAAVMGLFLVVAAAGARVADTHRAQAAADLSAVAGAQAHYQGADACRVAAETAAANAAALTACELSGGDVIVAAAVGGAEARARAGPL
- the topA gene encoding type I DNA topoisomerase codes for the protein MSLSVADNGKTLVIVESATKAKKIQKYLGDDFIVEASVGHIRDLPGRAADIPAKYKKEPWAKLGVNPDAGFEAIYVVSPDKKKKVADLKAKLKQSDKLLLATDPDREGEAIAWHLLETLKPSVPVERMVFNEITESAIREAARNTRELDYNLVDAQETRRILDRLYGYEVSPVLWKKVMPRLSAGRVQSVATRVIVERERERMAFVSAEYWDVTATLAGESEFDAKLVSVDSRRVAQGRDFDDRGRVKSKDVYVVDQAAAEALAEGLKGRDMQVASVEEKPYSRKPYAPFMTSTLQQEAGRKLHFTSARTMRIAQRLYENGHITYMRTDSTALSSQGLEAARNAATELYGSNYVTPSPRTYARKVKNSQEAHEAIRPAGERFATPGQLAGALDAEEFKLYELIWQRTVASQMEDARGMSMKVTVAGQAQSGERVEFAATGRTITFPGWLRAYSDSQDSETHLPQLAEGDALEARKITADGHSTNPPARYTEASLVKKMEDLGIGRPSTYASIIKTIQDRGYVVTRGNALVPTWVAFSVIGLMENNFDTLVDYDFTSSMEDELDEIAHGNENRTQWLTGFYFGDADADDNMAEEIARRGGLKHLIEANLESIDARQVNSLKLFDDSEGRPVNVRVGRYGPYIEREVGTDATGEPEYQRANLPESATPDEITLEMAEKLFATPQSGRELGVNPDNGRTVVAKEGRFGPYVTELVRDDELSSAEAKALEIVAKEREEEDAQRAAEGKRAKNWETKTAAAQKEKRVAELVDEQLKPATASLFSSMEPAEVTLEEALKLLSLPREVGVDPADNEVITAQNGRYGPYLKKGSDSRSLASEEQIFSITLEEARRIYAEPKRRGRAAAKPPLKLLGDNDVSGKPMSIKDGRFGPYVTDGVTNASLQRGDTPETVTDERANELLSARRAREAEEGGAPAKKTAKKTTKKTTKKTTKKAVKKTTKRVVKAGSRRK
- a CDS encoding DedA family protein, producing the protein MIDSLISFLEQLMQMPIFYPLVTLLIIGDALAPIIPSETVLNLAGAFSASVGVPNPMGVIVAAIIGAVIGDNICYLLGNRLIGVVNRLDPNSKAGSAITWVKRNMKRRAGVTIIVARFIPWARWVATIVLGSIRYPWLSFFVYDTIGAVIWAFLGVGVGYLGGSLFADWPLLAMVVGVTLGSLVGLAIQRIQVRLFEWLDVRRGVSKL